The Sylvia atricapilla isolate bSylAtr1 chromosome 9, bSylAtr1.pri, whole genome shotgun sequence genomic sequence GGGGAATAGGTTTACATGCTCCTGATTAATATCACTGTAAGATTCATCCTCCACAGACTGTGTAGTGTAATCACATAGTTCAACATTATCCCATGAACTTTCATCCTCCGTTTCatagctgtcttttttttcagcagagttTAGTTTCTGTAAAACAACAACAGTCATTTTATGGAGAAAATCTGGATAGCAATCCAAATCATCTCCTGTAACAGAGCCTTCCCTCTTGGATTCTTTAACCACTCTTTTTACAGCTACATGCCTATGATCTTTACAGCCTTCTGCCCTTTTGCAATCAAGGCTATTTGAATCCATGACAAAACAATTATTACttgatgaagaaaacaaacGTAAAGCACTGACAGATTTGgactcttccttttttaaatgcaaagggAAAGAGTCACTAGCTTTTTTAATAATCCTGTAGTTTTCATATTTGTGTCTatataaataattactttttttggCACTagctttctgctttgctgcttgATGAAAACATTTACGTTTTTGGTCAATgctatttctaataaaaaagtTCTTGTTTGTAGAATTTAGATTGCACACACTTACAGATGACTGTGAAACGCTTTTCCGAGCCTTCTGTATCCTGTAGGGCCTCTTGTGAAGTTTTGCGAAGCTACTGGACTGTGAAGTAGAGCCAAATGATCTTTTTACATCCTGTTTTAAAGCAGAGTTCTTTGGAAAAGTAGAAGAATGTTTCATCAACTGTTTCGTCCTGCTACGATAATCTAAAGATTCTTCTATtatgctgccttttcttttctctagtCTAAGATGGCTACCAAAGGGATCAATGCATGATGCTGAATGCAAATACGCcatgtgcttttttaaaacacttctagCTGAAGTAGCAAATGGACACAGCTTACACATATACATCAATGACTTTCTTGAGGATCCTAAATAAGGATCTTTCAAGGATgcctttttctggctttttctcTGGGACAAGTCGCTACCAATAATAGAACATTTGACTACTGCTCCATGAGCAATCCCTCGATGGCATTCCAGTTCACTTTCTGTCACAGCCATGAAATTGCATTCCTCACAACAGTAATATCTTTTATCCTTCTCATGGGTCTTTGCATGCTGCACAAACGTTTTCGGACAATTGGTACCAAATACACACTGTGGGCATTGTAACCGTGCACTCCTACCCTCATCCTGAAGTTCTTTCAGCTCACGGATTTCTTCCATCAGTTTCTGCCTTCTTTCCTGGTGAATTATCATATGTTTAAGAAGTGAATTACGATCTCGAAATGTCCTTCCGCATTCCCTACATGCATAGGGCCTGGGGACATTGAGATGCCGGAAATGACTGTTCCCATCTAAATGGTACATCATATGCCTATGCAGGTGTTTCTTCTCTCTAAAATTCACATTGCACTTTGTACAGGGATAAAATGACGGTTCATCAGTACTGAAAGTAGATGGCGGTTCAGAATCATTCTCTtcacatttgtttttcaaagtatTGGATAGAAAAGTGCTAGTGTGAACAGGAGAAGTATCTTCTGCACAGTTACTAGCGGGACTATAAATGAGCTGCTGGATAGCATCAACAGTTTCCAGCTCTTCATCGGTGGATTCAGGCTTTACTTTACTCAATGAATATTTCTGTGGTTCTACTATTTGTAGCTCCTCATTCTGCTCTAAGAATTCAACATTTAATAGTTTTGATTTACTAGGAGAATCATCAAAACAGTCTTCAGTATAGCGTGTTATTTTACTAAcatccattttcctttttcgCTTCTTTTCTAGCCCTACCTTACAGTGAATGGGAGACTTCTCTATTGTTTCTTCATTTGTCATAAGAAACTGTATAAACTCTTTTTGTGGATCCCAGCTGGGATCACATCCCGATCTGAAGCCACCTGTACCTGAGGAAATGCCTGTTAATGTATCGACACAATCATCTTTTAGTAGTAAATTTTTATCATCCTCACAAACTTCTACTTGGTCTACTAAAGTGCTATCTACACTATTTCCTACTGTTTTCTGTGAATCACAACCAATTGAAGCAGAGGTAGGTAGATTTTTAATGGAATGAGTCAGGTTCTTAGCATGTGCTACATCaggtaacaaaaataaaacttggtGCTGATTTGATTTCTGCGTTGTACTCTTTGCAGGCAGCTGAAGATCATGAACCACTGTCAAAGTTGAGCAGGAATCTGCAAGATGACCTCCAGGCTGTCCAGTGGTTAATGAAACGCTGCCTTTATTCATAATGGAAGTCTTTGTTGAGGTGGAGTGTGAAACTGGTCCATTAACAGCAGTTCCTCTAGACAACATAAAGTTTTCACTAGAAACAGTAGGAGCACCAGTGTGTATAAATAGAGAAGCCTGGCCTCCACTTAAGGCTTTTTCAGATCTGTCCCTTGACAGCTCCTCAGTCAGAGTCAATGAGTTATTCTTCTGAAATGATGTGTCACTCTCTTCTGGTTTGGGAATGCCACCTTCTTCCTCAGATACAAAATTATCATCACAtagtatttcttcttcttctttagCACCAGTGACTTCAGTATTTATCTCTAAATCATCCATATTGCTGGTCTTTCCATTAAGTACATTTatactaaaaaataaacaagaaaaaatcaggtaattgcagaaataaataatgataACTTTAATTTACAGCTTTTCTTCAGGATCATTCTTCACACTGTAATCTAAAAAGATGTTTTGAACTTGTCAAAAATCTACTCTTCATTTAGAATATCCAGGACATTTATAGTGaatcaataaaaaaatagtatttctttGCTATACAATATTAATAATCACACAGTAAACTAGTCACTGTCAAATATCCCAGTTCAAAGAAGCCTGAGACCTACACAcaagaaagatggggaaaatTAGATtgtcaaaacaaacacaaatacattCTGTGTGTACATAAATACAGATTATCTTCAGTTGTTCTCCAGAAGTAAAAGTAAGGAGTAAAGGCTACCCAGACATCTACTAgcaattctgttttttctttaaacatacTTTCTTTAGGAAACTAAAACAGTCTTTACGTTTCTCAAGGTAGCACTTTTTTCGAAGTACTTCCATACAATTGACCTGATGCTACATGGAagcctgcagaagaaaaaacagaatgaagCTGATTTTAAGCATCTGATTAGTGACAAAGACACAGCAAAGGATCAAACTCACTGAGGAAACCAGacattttcctatttccttcttaaaaaaGGACTCTCCTTGCTTAAAAACACATAAATCCTATTTGCTTATATTTTAAATGATAAGCAAATTAAACAACATCTTATCAAAGGTGGGGGGAAAATACTGTAAGAACGAAACATTTCATTAGGATTTACCCACCAGATGAAGTGACTGTGTTGAATCCAGAGCATGACACTAACAATATCTTCCAGTCCAGAGAACTACTGCATATTAATTACCTGTGGGTGGCCTTGTCTTTCTACAAGTGACTCTTATTTATACATCAAATCATCTGTTCAAGGCTTAGTGGGCACAAATGAATTGCCTACACAAGAAAATGTGTGACCAACAGAAATATAAACTTCAGTCCACCCTGACATTCACTTTTTATACAGGTCCTCAGAATACACTGAGCATATGGCATTAAAACATTCATCTAGGAGTCAAGACATCtatattttacagaaatcaCGTATTTTACCCATAAAGAACACTACTCACTTTGATCTTTTGGGGGATCTGATTCCTGCAATCACATAGCTTTAGTTACTAATTAACATTTTGAATAGAACTCAGTTAAAAGGAGTTATTACCTAGACTCTTTGAATTAAGATGTTAAAACTCACAACTAATATCCATGGCTTCCTGCAATGGTCCTTTATTGAAATCCACGAAGATCACTTTGGACATCCTTTTTTCctaaggagagaaaacaaattagTTAAACAACACCAGTTTCATCTTCATACAtaacctttttaaaatatgtctgGCATTTTCAATTCAACAGAATGGCAGCCATCCACACAATTCAAAGCTAATTACAGCTTCATGGAAATTCTCTTTTATTGGacttattttgtttcaaatcagcaaaaggacaaaacaattatttaacTCTCCTGAGTTTGTACAAAACAAACTTTATTGGAAGATAACTTACCTTTGCAGATGAAAACAATTATATCTGGAGTagaaatacaatgaaaaattaaatcattaaaaagtAGTTCCTTTGCTACTCCATCACCAGTCAATTTAGAAATACAGCAATGCTCAAATCAGAGCCATAAACATGTTCAAAGTGtgtgaaatactttattttattattatctcTAACATGCCTTTACACAAATGTTCTATTAGACACTCCAGTTTCTCATCTTGCATTTCttagatttttgcttttctttcctgttttgagaTGGGTCATTTTTCACTATAATAACGACTTCCAATAAGATCACATTCAAAGCTATCACCCTAAAATGGTGATAATGCACCACCCAGCAGGAGTCTTTACATCACCTACACAAGTTAGAAATGGGCAGTGCAAACATGTGCTAAGAATCAGTAATGCAAAAGTCAATTAAAAGAAGTGAAGCCTACAATGATGCCCAACAACTCCAGCAATTTTACAACTCAGTAATGTAGAGTTCATATAGTATCAGGCAGCAGAGTATAAAACTGTTCACAAAACATTTATAAGAAACTGAATAAGACAATTCTGCCTGGAAGATGTTCATTTTCCTTGGTTTATTGCTGCAGAAACAGACAAAAGTGTGCTCAGTCAATCTGATAGCCTGTATTAGCTTTTCTCAACAGGAAGCAACGTTGCTAACGAAGTGGTAAATTCAGTGTTAATGAGTGGCTTCACTGTTACCACCTCTGAGGTAAAACCTTCCATGTTCCAAGTTCCACCCATCTGTTCTGGTGTGAGGGGTTCAGAGGAAGAACAGACGCTTCCCATTTAAAGCAACTTCATTGGTACCCCCTGAACAGCGGGGAGGCAGACTGAGAATACTATGCTGCTTGGAGACTGCAATCCTCATTATCAGAATGGCTCCTCAAAACTTCTCACAGGTTTACAAGATGAAGACAAAACTATGCTGCTCTACATACAAAACCATACTGCTAATGAATATTAGTGTTAAAGCTGAAGTTAAGAAGGTGGCTAGGGCACCCTGTGGTTACCATTAAACTGAGATTCTCTTCAGAATTATCAGAGATATCTAATGCATTACCTAACGCAATCTTGTAAGAGGCTCCTGTCCATACTGTGTATTTATGGAGATTGTGATATAGTCCATATGGGTATGATTAGAGGTCTTCTATGGTATTACAGGTATCTGCAGATTTCAGTCTTTGAATCAAGCCTGAAATGCTTACTGTATCAGTAATATCACTgctaaattttaataattttcagctAATTATAGTTTTTATTCTTATaattgtttattattattttttccagctatCAAGGTAGTacaattcattattttttgtgCAGGACAACCACCATAAAGTTAACAGTTTTAATAGTGTGGCattagagaaaacagaaaatgtgtttttaaattacagtaatttGGTCCTGTGATAACACTGAACCTAGATGCAATACTTTAGTTACATTATCTACTCCATGTGTCAGAATTTATGCAGTAACAAAGGGTAGAACTAAAGGCACAATGCCATGTTTTTTGAGGAAATATTATCATCTAACTTgtctcttgggaaaaaaagaaaaatcgaCCATTATAATAACTAAGATGTAACCAAGGCTATGCAATGTTTTTGCATGCTTCAAtcagagttttaaaattatcttctttaTACTAGATCAGGaatacaaaattattaattctgtCAAAATATATAGCATTTAATACTTCgtgtatttgaaaaattaaaaatcaagatCAAACTTTCAATCTGTTGAAAGTACTGCTTATCATATCCACTACCAGGACTATATTACCTCAAATAGACAGTTgaggtaatttttatttaagcatCTAGTGCAATACACCTAGGAGATATATACATGTAAAAATGTTGATGGCAAGTGTCTGGAAAAGCCTACACAAGCATACACAATCCCAGCTCCTACCTCTGAAACATACTTTATTTAAAGGCTAGGTCAAATTCAATTCAATTATTTCAGTTAAGCCTAGAATGACTGCAGTGCACTCAACAGTGTTATTCTTGGTTTATATGCTATGCTATTTACTACAGAGGCATTATTTCATAttgaaaggcagaaagaaaatgattATTTATCCAACTAAGCCACATTCCACTCTATTAATTGACTTAAAATCTACCtgattttaaatactgtttttattcataaagtatcagttttaaaaatcataatgTGTTCTGCAGATATGACTGCCTGTGGCCAGATAGtctaagcattaaaaaattgtAAGGTCAGATCTATCTTCAAGCTGACAGATCATAATTTAAATGCCCTAAGCTACTCTTATTGTCATAAAAAATCTTGAACATCAGTATTTTTGCAAACTATCAGCACTTGCTATAACACCCTTACTACACTACATCTTGAGGTTACTACAGAAGAAATGAGGTGATAATTGCATATTAACATAATTATTTGGTAATCCCTCCAAGCAAGCTTCCTAGGTCACTCAGTAATTCAGATTAGATGCAACCTTCCTGTCATCAGATCTATGCTGTCCACTTTCTGTTCATTAATAATTCTTTTTGATAGGAACATACTTAAATCCATTGTTCTATGTACATtattaattgtatttattaCCAGTAGGTTTATGACCTTTCCAAGTTCTTATTTCATAACAATAACCTTTACTATGCAGTAGGGCTACACACCAAATTAAGAGCACTGTCTTCATGCAATGCGAGTTCAGTAAAGCTTACACCTCAGTGCCAAGCATACCATGCTGCTGCCTACTAGAAGTTGTGGGCAAGAGATCTGTCAGCCTCTGCCGCAAGTCGTGTCATTTTATGGGTATTTACAATAAATTTGAAAGCACACTGGAGCTAAAAACCTAAAACACAAGAATTTGGCTGAGTTTGTGAAAAGCATGAAGTGCCTTTATGTGTTCTCATATCAGTTTCTCACTAAAGTCATAAATATGAGTCAATGAGCTTAGAGCACAGAGTGACGATTAAGCAGCATAAAAACTTAGAAGCCATCTCCTAAATGGTTTGAATTTCATCGGCCTAGTTAAAGAAACTGAAGACATACACTGTCTTTCAACAGTGCTGTAACAAAGGCAAAAACGTACCTATCCTGTACTAATTAACTCCTCATAAGGCAAGTTCTTTAAGCAGATATGTGAATAACCAGGATTCAAGGGATACTTCAAATATTCAAGCAATAGGAAAGGTGCTTCAGGTTTGCACTGCTCCCATTTAGATTTTTCTTCAAGACTTCATTatgcaaatacagaaaactaACGAAAGCTGCCATTTTTTCACAAGTGTTCATATAATAATATATTCTCTAGTGACATATTGTATTAAAGGTGATGGAACCAAAGCCACAGATTTTTAGGCAACAAACAGAAGACAAGAGTTTAAGTACATCATGGTACAGGACTAAAAAGATATCTCCTTCCATTCTGCCTCATCACAGTCTATGTTTTAAAACCTTAATCATGGCAAACATCAAGCACAGAACTTCTACCAAGAGAGAAAGGTCTAAGAACCTCTGGAAAATGAAGGTTTACA encodes the following:
- the ZNF644 gene encoding zinc finger protein 644 isoform X1, whose product is MDDLEINTEVTGAKEEEEILCDDNFVSEEEGGIPKPEESDTSFQKNNSLTLTEELSRDRSEKALSGGQASLFIHTGAPTVSSENFMLSRGTAVNGPVSHSTSTKTSIMNKGSVSLTTGQPGGHLADSCSTLTVVHDLQLPAKSTTQKSNQHQVLFLLPDVAHAKNLTHSIKNLPTSASIGCDSQKTVGNSVDSTLVDQVEVCEDDKNLLLKDDCVDTLTGISSGTGGFRSGCDPSWDPQKEFIQFLMTNEETIEKSPIHCKVGLEKKRKRKMDVSKITRYTEDCFDDSPSKSKLLNVEFLEQNEELQIVEPQKYSLSKVKPESTDEELETVDAIQQLIYSPASNCAEDTSPVHTSTFLSNTLKNKCEENDSEPPSTFSTDEPSFYPCTKCNVNFREKKHLHRHMMYHLDGNSHFRHLNVPRPYACRECGRTFRDRNSLLKHMIIHQERRQKLMEEIRELKELQDEGRSARLQCPQCVFGTNCPKTFVQHAKTHEKDKRYYCCEECNFMAVTESELECHRGIAHGAVVKCSIIGSDLSQRKSQKKASLKDPYLGSSRKSLMYMCKLCPFATSARSVLKKHMAYLHSASCIDPFGSHLRLEKRKGSIIEESLDYRSRTKQLMKHSSTFPKNSALKQDVKRSFGSTSQSSSFAKLHKRPYRIQKARKSVSQSSVSVCNLNSTNKNFFIRNSIDQKRKCFHQAAKQKASAKKSNYLYRHKYENYRIIKKASDSFPLHLKKEESKSVSALRLFSSSSNNCFVMDSNSLDCKRAEGCKDHRHVAVKRVVKESKREGSVTGDDLDCYPDFLHKMTVVVLQKLNSAEKKDSYETEDESSWDNVELCDYTTQSVEDESYSDINQEHVNLFPIFKGKMEDNEAGDKSSLGYEQNDGFYFEYYEDAEGSNFLHDLHDPQNLENVGSALPKHNSVFHWTDLSLEKKSCPYCPATFETGVGLSNHVRGHLHRAGLSYEARHVVSPEQIATSDKMQHFKRAGTGTPVKRVRKAIEKSETSSEHTCQLCGGWFDTKIGLSNHVRGHLKRLGKTKWDAHKSPICVLNEMMQNEEKYEKILKALNSRRIIPRPFVAQKYASNDDFLSQNVIPLEAYHNGLKTEDISVSASEEEGLSFLNECDETKAVLHDEKRNQSLTLIELLKNKRLGEERNPDISPQKIHNQTARKRFVQKCVLPLNEDSPLMYQPQKMDLTMQSALDCKQKKSRSRSGSKKKMLPLPHSADEVYILRCRFCGLVFRGPLSVQEDWIKHLQRHIVNANLPRTGAGMVEVTSLLKKPASITETSFSLLMAEAAS
- the ZNF644 gene encoding zinc finger protein 644 isoform X2; this translates as MDDLEINTEVTGAKEEEEILCDDNFVSEEEGGIPKPEESDTSFQKNNSLTLTEELSRDRSEKALSGGQASLFIHTGAPTVSSENFMLSRGTAVNGPVSHSTSTKTSIMNKGSVSLTTGQPGGHLADSCSTLTVVHDLQLPAKSTTQKSNQHQVLFLLPDVAHAKNLTHSIKNLPTSASIGCDSQKTVGNSVDSTLVDQVEVCEDDKNLLLKDDCVDTLTGISSGTGGFRSGCDPSWDPQKEFIQFLMTNEETIEKSPIHCKVGLEKKRKRKMDVSKITRYTEDCFDDSPSKSKLLNVEFLEQNEELQIVEPQKYSLSKVKPESTDEELETVDAIQQLIYSPASNCAEDTSPVHTSTFLSNTLKNKCEENDSEPPSTFSTDEPSFYPCTKCNVNFREKKHLHRHMMYHLDGNSHFRHLNVPRPYACRECGRTFRDRNSLLKHMIIHQERRQKLMEEIRELKELQDEGRSARLQCPQCVFGTNCPKTFVQHAKTHEKDKRYYCCEECNFMAVTESELECHRGIAHGAVVKCSIIGSDLSQRKSQKKASLKDPYLGSSRKSLMYMCKLCPFATSARSVLKKHMAYLHSASCIDPFGSHLRLEKRKGSIIEESLDYRSRTKQLMKHSSTFPKNSALKQDVKRSFGSTSQSSSFAKLHKRPYRIQKARKSVSQSSKLNSAEKKDSYETEDESSWDNVELCDYTTQSVEDESYSDINQEHVNLFPIFKGKMEDNEAGDKSSLGYEQNDGFYFEYYEDAEGSNFLHDLHDPQNLENVGSALPKHNSVFHWTDLSLEKKSCPYCPATFETGVGLSNHVRGHLHRAGLSYEARHVVSPEQIATSDKMQHFKRAGTGTPVKRVRKAIEKSETSSEHTCQLCGGWFDTKIGLSNHVRGHLKRLGKTKWDAHKSPICVLNEMMQNEEKYEKILKALNSRRIIPRPFVAQKYASNDDFLSQNVIPLEAYHNGLKTEDISVSASEEEGLSFLNECDETKAVLHDEKRNQSLTLIELLKNKRLGEERNPDISPQKIHNQTARKRFVQKCVLPLNEDSPLMYQPQKMDLTMQSGMPVKLRTCVHCNTTFTSAVSLSNHLRAYARKKSAGLLTGTALDCKQKKSRSRSGSKKKMLPLPHSADEVYILRCRFCGLVFRGPLSVQEDWIKHLQRHIVNANLPRTGAGMVEVTSLLKKPASITETSFSLLMAEAAS